The region AGAAGTTTCTTATTATTTAAGTGAAAATAATATTTGTGTTAGATCAGGTCATCATTGTAATATATTAGGTCATACCTACTTAGGGACAGAAAATACAGGAGTAGTCAGGGCAAGTTTAGATTACTATAACTCATTAGAAGAGGTAGAAAAATTTATTTATGTAATTAAAAAAATGATTAAGGAGTAATGTTATGTATTATATATTTTATAGTACTAATGACGTTTTTAAAGGTGAAGAAATACTAAGGGATAACAATATTGATTATAAGATTGTACCTACACCAATTAAGGACAGTGTTTATTGTGGAGTATGCCTTTTTTCAGATGTAAGCATAGATACTATTCAAAATTTACTCGACTCAAATGAGTCAGGGGACGGTCCCTTGACTCATAAATATATAATTATGGGGTGATAATATGAGAATGCCTCGGCAAAAAAGTCAAACTTATGTATATCATATTATGGTTCGTGGAAATGAAAAGAAAAAAATATTTTTAGATGATGAAGACAGAGAAAAACTATTAGACATTATATCTTTAAAAAGTAATAATAATGAATTTTGTATTTATGCTTATTGTCTTATGGACAATCATATACATTTGATAATGAAAGAAATAAGTGAAGATATTTCTACTATTATGAGTAAAATTAATACTACCTATGCTTTTTATTTTAATAAGAAATATGATAGAGTAGGTCATGTTTTTCAGGGAAGGTTTAAAAGTGAGCCTATAGAAACTGAGGAGTATTTATTAACTGCAGTTAGATATGTACATAATAATCCTGTTAAAGCAAAGATAGTAAAAAAAAGGGAAGATTATATTTGGAGTAGCTATAGATCATATTTAAGTGAGACTTATGCTCTTGATTGTCTAAATACAGATTTTGTACTTTCTCTGTTTTCACAGTGTAATTCAAAAGCTATGATCTTATTTAAGGAATATTCAAGACTTGAAAATGAAGATGAGTTTATTGATATTCAAGATTTTGAAATTATTGAGAGAAAGAATTTGAAAACTCCAGAAGAGGTGGAAGATTTTACAGAAGAATTCTTAGATAAAAATAAAATATCATTTGATGAATTAATGAAAAATAGAAAAAATATAAAGTTAAGAAATAGATTGATATATGAAATAAAGACTCAATCTAATTTTTCAAACAGAGATTTGGAGAATATATTAGGTATTAATAGAAATATTATACAAAGAGTAAAGTGAGTCAGGGGACTGTCCCCTGACTCAAAGTGAGTTAAAGGCATGGCCTTTGATTCATTATTAAATTTTAGAAATATATAGAAATAATCAACATTTAGTGCTAATATATTCTTATCACATCATAGGGGGTAAGGATATGGAAAAAGTAAAAGTATCACGTTTAGTTAAGTCTGAAGATTTGAATCATCATGGTACATTATTTGCTGGTAGAATGGCTGAATGGTTTGTGGAGTCTTGCTTTGTATGTGCAGCTAAAGAAACCGAAAGACCTGATAATATAGTTTGTGTTAATGTACATGGGCTTACATTTACGCAACCTGCAAATAGAGGAGACATTATTAATATTGAAACTGTCATGGTTAAAGCTGGAAGAAGTAGCTTTACTGTTCATGGTAAAATAACTAAAAACAATTCAGATTATGTATTATCAGATGGATTTATTACTTTTGTATTTGTTGATGAAAACGGAAAATCTATGCCCCACAATATTATTCTTGATGAACCTGAAAATGAAGAAGAAAAAATATTTAGAGAAAGAGCTAATAATCTATAAAAAAGTGAGTCAAACTGAGTCAGGGGACTGTCCCCTGACTTGGTTATAGTAATTTTGAGGAAATTGCCTTTGTGGTTTTTTCCTTATTTTTTTGGCATATTTCATTGTGTTGTTTAAAGAATTCGCTATAGAGTATGTCCACGATGTATAGTTGGGCAATTTTTGTTGATAATGCTCCTCCTTGTAATGGGCCTTCTACAGATCCACAGAGTAACGTTATATCTGCATATTCTGTAATGGGAGATTTTCTAAATCTTGTTATGCAAATGGTTTTTGCACCATTATTTTTAGCAAGCTTTAGAATATCTATAGTATTTTTTGTAGAGCCACTGTAGGAAAATGCTATAGCTAAATCCTCCTCATTCATCAAGGCAGCTTCCATTAATTGCATATGAGAGTCTAGTATACAGCATGTATTTGGTATAATGCGGGCAAATCTATCTCTAGCATCTAAAGCTATTGAACCAGAAGAACCTGCACCAAAAAAGCTTATTATTCTAGATGATGATATCATATCTACACATTTTCTTATATTATCAAAATTGAGAAGTTGGAAGGTTTCATTTAATGTAGAAAGGCTACTCATTAAAACTTTTTGTGACAATTCTTCTACTGTGTCTTCTGATTTGATTTCTCCTGATAATCCTGAGTATATATAATTATTTTTATTAGATAAACTTTGGGCGAGTAACATCTTAAATTCTTGATATCCGTTTAGATTTAGGCTTTTACAAAACCTAGAAACAGTAGCATCTCCAACATTACAGGATTCTGCCAAATCTGATATAGATAAGTATAATACATCTTTAGAGAAAGTTTCTACATAATCAGCTATTTTTTTTTCTGCTGTAGTAAAAGTATCATATTTATTTTCAATTATACTAAATAGGTCATCATTTTGCATTTTTTCTACCTCCAATAAAAGCATAAAAAAAAGCCTTAATTTTGGTATTGAATCAAAAGAAAGTCCTTTATAAGATAGTATAGATGAAAAATCCATGAATTTCAATAAAAAACAAAAAATAAATTAATTGTTATGATTCTTTATCCAAAGCAAGTAAATGTCCCAAAAATTCAAGGAGGATTTTAAGGAGAAATAAATATTTATCAATTTATAAAAAATATTTTCATAAATTGATTGAAACAAAATTTAAAATATGATAATATACATACTAAAGCTTGATTTCAACAAGCTATTAACGAGTTGGAAAACATTTTCATTAAATGCCAGATTTCAATAGTTCTAGAATTAAAAAATATTCTAAGGACTAAAAAACAACTAATTTTTATAGAAAAGGAGAGATTTAAAATGAAAAAAATAGTTGCATTACTGTTAGTTTTGGTATTATCTTTTTCAGTTTTTACCGGTTGTGGTAATAAGAATGTTTCCGAGCAAGGTAATGTAGAGAAAACTGAAGAAACTCAAAAAGTTGAAGACGTATTGTATACAGTTATTAATTCTGGTACAACTATGGATACTCAATTTGATCATTTATGGGTAAATCGTGGTGAGTTATTTAAGGTATTAACATTTAGAAGTTTATTTTTACCAGATGCTACATTAACTAATGTAAAACCGGATTTAGCTTCTGATTATAAAATATCTGAAGATGGTTTGACTTATACTATTACTATGAAGGATGGAGTAACTTGGCATGATGGAGAACCTGTTACTGCAGAAGATGTAGTTTGGAGTATTGGAACTTCTTTAAAAGCTTCTTTGTTAAATGCTATTTACTCAGGTGCTTTTAGTAAAATAGAAGGTGCAGAAGAGTGGAAAGCTGGAACTGCTGATAGCTTAAGTGGTTTAACTTATGAAGGAAATACTATAACTATGAAATTAACTAATCCTGTTGGGAATATGCTTAATGTATTAGGTCAATTTGCAATTTATCCTAAACATCTTTTAAAAGATGAAGACCCATTGGAAATTCACAATGCAAAGTTTTGGCAAAAACCTATTGGAAATGGAATGTATAAAATTGATGAATTTAAACCTGGCAATTATCTATCTTTAGTTCCATATGAAAACTATGATGGAGAAAAGCCTAAGATTTCTAAAGTGGTATTAAATATTATTTCCGATCCAGTAGCAGCTGCTCAAGCAGGACAGTTAGATATTTATAATACTAATGCTGCAAATGAAATAAGCGAATTGAAAAACATTGATGGTTTAACAGCTGAACCTGTGGATATATTATTCTATCGTTATTTTGTTATGAATCTTAAAGACGAAAATGGTAAGCCTAATGAAAAATTAGATGATGTTAGAATAAGAAAAGCTTTACTTTATGCTATCGATAGAAAGACTTTAGAAGAAAAAATGTTTACTGGTTTAGCACAAATTCATAATACTGGAGTTCCATCATCATATGATGAATATTACAAGTCAGCAGAAGATTACGAATACAATCCTGAAAAAGCAAAACAACTTCTTGAAGATGCAGGATTTGATTTTTCTAAGACTCTAAAATTAAGATATTACTATGATGACCAAGCATCTATAGATTTTATGGAAGCTATTGCTCAATATTGGACAGAAGTTGGAATAAAAGTTGATGTTCAAAAATTCCAAGGGGATGCTACTTCTGAAATCTTTACTACTAGGGATCATGATATTGTATTAAAAGGTCTTTCAGCATTTGGTTATGAAGAGTGGTATGGTGAATATGCTTCAGATAATACTAACTTTGTAAGAATTTTAGGTAAAGAAGGCGTATTTGACGATAAGATAAACGAGTTAAGAGAAACTACAGATTCTGAAAAACGTGCTGAAATACTTCAAGATTTACAAAAGTTAGAACAAGAATATTTATATAAATTGCCATTGCTTGGTTTACAAAATATCTATTTTATAAGGACAGATAAGGTTAAGACTGTTGGAGAATTTGGAAACCCATGGTATAACTATGACAGACACTTTGAAGAGTGGGAAATCATTAAATAAAACAATTGATAGTAATAAGGGGAGAAAAACATAAACCCGATGGTTATAATAGGAGGTAAATAATTATTTACCTCCTATTGCATATAATTTGCTTATATTCTAAAGTCTGTAGGAACTTTATTGTTCAGAAAGGAGTGAAGAAATGTTAAAATATTTTGTCAAAAAGTTGCTAGCAATAATCCCCATGTTGTTATTAGTTAGTGCTTTAGTTTTTTTTGCGTTAGAACTTTCACCTGTAGACCCTATTAACTATTTAGCTTCTCCAGATATGACATCAACTGAGAATTTAGAAGCACTTAGAGAATCTCTTGGTTTGAATGATCCTGTTTATATACGATATTTTCGTTGGTTATCAAATATTCTCAAAGGAGATTTTGGATACAGTATTTCAACTGGAGCAAAAATAAGTGATTTGATTAAGTTAAGACTTCCTGCAACTTTGGAATTATCTATTATAGCAATTGTATTGTCCACTATACTTGGAATTGGTTTGGGACTTATATCTGCTATTAAGCAAAATTCTATTGTGGATTATATTGGCAGAATAATTGGAGTAGTAGGGATATCTATTCCTCAATTTTTCTTTGGAATTGTGGTGATTCAGATATTTGCCATCAAGTTAGGATGGCTACCTTTTGGTGGGCGTTTAACAGTTGATGCTAAATCTTTTGCAGATAGGATACCAAATATGATTTTGCCGTCTTTTACTATGGCTATATCCATGACAGCTGCTTTACTTAGATATACAAGAAACTCTATGTTAGACGTTTTGAATAAAGACTATATTAAAACTGCTAGAAGTAAAGGAATTCCAGAGTGGAAGGTTTATATTAAACATGCTTTTAGAAACTCTTTAGGTCCAATACTTGTACTTCTTGCTTTTAGACTTCCTCTTTTAGTTGGAGGTTCTGTTGTTATAGAGTCTGTATTTTCATATCCAGGGATAGGTTCATTGATTTTAGCTGGAGTTTCATCAAATGATTATCCAGTTATAATGATTACGACTTTAATGGTTGCTGTTGCAATTCTTTTATCTAGTTTTTTAGTAGATTTAGTGACCGCTGTATTAGATCCTAGGGTTAGATTTGATAAATAGAAAGGAGTGATTTTGGATGGCAACTAATGAAGCAGTTATTAATAAAACTAAGAAATCAAGCTTGGCAAAGAGAAGTTGGAATAAAATGTTGAGGAATAAGTTGGCGATGATTGGATTGATTATCTTTGTCATTATGGTATTAGCTTCTGTATTAGCTCCTTTATTGACTTCTTATAATCCTTCTACTGTAGATATGGACAGTATAACTTTGGCTCCTAGTAGAGAGCATTTACTTGGAACGGATAAATTGGGTAGAGATGTTTTCGCTAGGATACTATATGGAGGACGTGTTTCTGTTTATGTTAGTATTTGCGGTGCTTTGGTTGGAACGCTAATAGGAACAATTTTAGGAGGTATAGCAGGTTACTTTGGAGGTAAAATTGATAAGTTTTTAGTTCGATTATCTGAAGTTTTTTTAACTTTTCCGAATATGATTTTGATTCTTATTTTAGTTGGAATTGTTGGGCAGGGTGTGAATAATCTCATTATAATATTTTCCCTAACTGGATGGATGACTACTTTTAGAATGGTTAGGAATGAATTTCTTTCTCTTAGAGAAGAAACATATGTAGAAGTATGCAAGGCTTTTGGCATTTCTGAGGTATCTATAATGTTTAAGCATATTCTACCAAATACTCTAAGCCCTATTATGGTTTCAACTACCTTAAATATTGCAGGATATATTTTACAAGAAGCAGGGCTTAGTTTTTTGGGACTTGGTGTTCCTAGTACAATTCCTACTTGGGGAAATATTATGAATGCTGCTAAGTCTGTTGAGGTATTGAAAAATTATTGGTGGCTATGGCTATCACCTGGTTTGGTTATATCTATATTTGTTTTAGCTATTAACTATCTAGGGGACGGTCTACGTGATGTCCTTGATCCAAAACAATAGGGGGCAGTGATTATGAACAAGAAAGAATTAATACTGAAGGTTGATGATTTGCATACTAGTTTTAAAATCGATAACAATGAAATTGAAATTATAAGAGGAGTTTCCTTTGAAGCTTATAAAGGTGAAACTTTAGCTATCGTAGGAGAATCTGGATGTGGAAAGAGTGTTACTGTTCACTCTATTGTCCGATTGTTACCCAAAGCTGGAAGACTAAAGAGTGGAGAAATTACATTCTATGCAGATGATAATGAATATAAACTAAATGAATTAAGACCTTTTGGAAAGGAAATGAGATCCATTAGGGGAAAGAAAATTGGTATGGTGTTTCAAGATCCTATGGCTTCTTTAAATCCTGTATATAAAGTAGGAGATCAAGTTGCAGAAGGTTTACTTGAACATTTTGATATGTCAAAAAAGGAAGCTAAGGCTGAAGTCGTGAAAATGTTTGAGAAATTAGGCATTCCTGATGCTGCATCTCGTGTTGATGATTATCCTCATCAATTTAGCGGAGGGATGAAACAGCGTGTTATGATAGCTATTGCCATGATATGTAATCCAGATATGATTATAGCTGATGAACCTACTACAGCTCTAGATGTTACAATTCAAGCGCAGATAATGGAACTGATGAAGGAACTTCAGATAAAATACAACAAGTCTATTATTTTGATTACACACAATATGGGGCTAGTAGCTGAGGTAGCAGATAGAGTTGCTGTTATGTATATGGGAAGAATAGTTGAATATGGCAGTATTGAACATATATTTAATAATCCAAGTCATCCTTACACAAAGGCTCTTTTAAG is a window of Anaerosalibacter sp. Marseille-P3206 DNA encoding:
- a CDS encoding REP-associated tyrosine transposase codes for the protein MRMPRQKSQTYVYHIMVRGNEKKKIFLDDEDREKLLDIISLKSNNNEFCIYAYCLMDNHIHLIMKEISEDISTIMSKINTTYAFYFNKKYDRVGHVFQGRFKSEPIETEEYLLTAVRYVHNNPVKAKIVKKREDYIWSSYRSYLSETYALDCLNTDFVLSLFSQCNSKAMILFKEYSRLENEDEFIDIQDFEIIERKNLKTPEEVEDFTEEFLDKNKISFDELMKNRKNIKLRNRLIYEIKTQSNFSNRDLENILGINRNIIQRVK
- the opp4C gene encoding oligopeptide ABC transporter permease, with amino-acid sequence MATNEAVINKTKKSSLAKRSWNKMLRNKLAMIGLIIFVIMVLASVLAPLLTSYNPSTVDMDSITLAPSREHLLGTDKLGRDVFARILYGGRVSVYVSICGALVGTLIGTILGGIAGYFGGKIDKFLVRLSEVFLTFPNMILILILVGIVGQGVNNLIIIFSLTGWMTTFRMVRNEFLSLREETYVEVCKAFGISEVSIMFKHILPNTLSPIMVSTTLNIAGYILQEAGLSFLGLGVPSTIPTWGNIMNAAKSVEVLKNYWWLWLSPGLVISIFVLAINYLGDGLRDVLDPKQ
- a CDS encoding DUF3343 domain-containing protein; this translates as MYYIFYSTNDVFKGEEILRDNNIDYKIVPTPIKDSVYCGVCLFSDVSIDTIQNLLDSNESGDGPLTHKYIIMG
- a CDS encoding ABC transporter substrate-binding protein; this encodes MKKIVALLLVLVLSFSVFTGCGNKNVSEQGNVEKTEETQKVEDVLYTVINSGTTMDTQFDHLWVNRGELFKVLTFRSLFLPDATLTNVKPDLASDYKISEDGLTYTITMKDGVTWHDGEPVTAEDVVWSIGTSLKASLLNAIYSGAFSKIEGAEEWKAGTADSLSGLTYEGNTITMKLTNPVGNMLNVLGQFAIYPKHLLKDEDPLEIHNAKFWQKPIGNGMYKIDEFKPGNYLSLVPYENYDGEKPKISKVVLNIISDPVAAAQAGQLDIYNTNAANEISELKNIDGLTAEPVDILFYRYFVMNLKDENGKPNEKLDDVRIRKALLYAIDRKTLEEKMFTGLAQIHNTGVPSSYDEYYKSAEDYEYNPEKAKQLLEDAGFDFSKTLKLRYYYDDQASIDFMEAIAQYWTEVGIKVDVQKFQGDATSEIFTTRDHDIVLKGLSAFGYEEWYGEYASDNTNFVRILGKEGVFDDKINELRETTDSEKRAEILQDLQKLEQEYLYKLPLLGLQNIYFIRTDKVKTVGEFGNPWYNYDRHFEEWEIIK
- a CDS encoding MurR/RpiR family transcriptional regulator, with amino-acid sequence MQNDDLFSIIENKYDTFTTAEKKIADYVETFSKDVLYLSISDLAESCNVGDATVSRFCKSLNLNGYQEFKMLLAQSLSNKNNYIYSGLSGEIKSEDTVEELSQKVLMSSLSTLNETFQLLNFDNIRKCVDMISSSRIISFFGAGSSGSIALDARDRFARIIPNTCCILDSHMQLMEAALMNEEDLAIAFSYSGSTKNTIDILKLAKNNGAKTICITRFRKSPITEYADITLLCGSVEGPLQGGALSTKIAQLYIVDILYSEFFKQHNEICQKNKEKTTKAISSKLL
- a CDS encoding acyl-CoA thioesterase translates to MEKVKVSRLVKSEDLNHHGTLFAGRMAEWFVESCFVCAAKETERPDNIVCVNVHGLTFTQPANRGDIINIETVMVKAGRSSFTVHGKITKNNSDYVLSDGFITFVFVDENGKSMPHNIILDEPENEEEKIFRERANNL
- a CDS encoding ABC transporter permease; amino-acid sequence: MLKYFVKKLLAIIPMLLLVSALVFFALELSPVDPINYLASPDMTSTENLEALRESLGLNDPVYIRYFRWLSNILKGDFGYSISTGAKISDLIKLRLPATLELSIIAIVLSTILGIGLGLISAIKQNSIVDYIGRIIGVVGISIPQFFFGIVVIQIFAIKLGWLPFGGRLTVDAKSFADRIPNMILPSFTMAISMTAALLRYTRNSMLDVLNKDYIKTARSKGIPEWKVYIKHAFRNSLGPILVLLAFRLPLLVGGSVVIESVFSYPGIGSLILAGVSSNDYPVIMITTLMVAVAILLSSFLVDLVTAVLDPRVRFDK
- a CDS encoding ABC transporter ATP-binding protein, producing the protein MNKKELILKVDDLHTSFKIDNNEIEIIRGVSFEAYKGETLAIVGESGCGKSVTVHSIVRLLPKAGRLKSGEITFYADDNEYKLNELRPFGKEMRSIRGKKIGMVFQDPMASLNPVYKVGDQVAEGLLEHFDMSKKEAKAEVVKMFEKLGIPDAASRVDDYPHQFSGGMKQRVMIAIAMICNPDMIIADEPTTALDVTIQAQIMELMKELQIKYNKSIILITHNMGLVAEVADRVAVMYMGRIVEYGSIEHIFNNPSHPYTKALLRSVPVLGMKEGEVLQTIRGTTPRPQDVQTGCEFADRCDFCTDRCRVGEIKDHEIEEGHRVRCTLFDDMEGV